One genomic region from Bacillus sp. SLBN-46 encodes:
- the copZ gene encoding copper chaperone CopZ, whose amino-acid sequence MEQVTLNVSGMSCGHCVKAVEGSVGVLQGVKKVAVNLDKGQVDVEFDSSVVTLSTIKETIDDQGYDVK is encoded by the coding sequence ATGGAACAAGTAACTTTAAATGTAAGCGGAATGTCTTGTGGTCATTGTGTGAAAGCAGTAGAAGGAAGCGTAGGTGTACTTCAAGGTGTGAAGAAAGTTGCTGTTAACCTTGATAAGGGTCAGGTGGATGTTGAATTTGATTCTAGCGTTGTCACACTTAGCACAATTAAGGAAACTATTGATGATCAAGGCTATGATGTAAAATAG
- a CDS encoding TatD family hydrolase, with product MVTVSKHLTSCKRNLQLSQTFPKVKPAFGFHPEQPLPTDEEKSDLFAWIDSHQDEMIAIGEVGLPYYLRLENKITASQFDQYVELVEVFIQLAKKYDKPVVLHSVYEDAPVVCDLLEKHSILKAHFHWFKGDSKTITRMIGNGYYISVTPDVVYKEEIQDIVDKVPIERLMVETDGPWRFKGPFLGQMTHPNMMQHSISKIASIKKGKPTEVGDILLQNTRDFYSI from the coding sequence ATGGTTACCGTTTCGAAGCATCTGACATCGTGTAAAAGGAATCTCCAATTATCACAAACCTTCCCTAAGGTGAAACCGGCGTTTGGTTTTCACCCAGAACAGCCTCTTCCAACAGATGAGGAAAAAAGTGACCTTTTTGCATGGATTGATTCCCATCAGGATGAAATGATTGCGATTGGAGAGGTGGGACTTCCATATTACTTACGGCTTGAAAATAAAATAACTGCTAGTCAGTTTGACCAATATGTGGAACTAGTTGAGGTTTTCATACAACTAGCCAAGAAATATGACAAACCTGTTGTTCTCCATTCTGTTTATGAGGATGCACCTGTTGTGTGTGATTTATTGGAAAAGCATTCAATCTTAAAAGCACATTTTCATTGGTTTAAAGGGGATAGCAAAACGATAACAAGAATGATAGGAAATGGATATTATATTTCGGTTACACCGGATGTTGTGTACAAAGAAGAGATTCAAGATATAGTTGATAAAGTTCCGATAGAGAGACTAATGGTCGAAACAGATGGCCCTTGGCGCTTTAAAGGCCCTTTTCTTGGACAAATGACTCATCCTAACATGATGCAACATTCGATCAGTAAAATCGCTTCTATAAAAAAGGGGAAACCAACTGAAGTTGGCGACATCCTACTGCAAAACACAAGAGATTTTTATTCGATTTAA